From the genome of Leptodactylus fuscus isolate aLepFus1 chromosome 1, aLepFus1.hap2, whole genome shotgun sequence, one region includes:
- the LOC142194061 gene encoding olfactory receptor 10A7-like: MIKRNETRLIEFILLGFSPNRQPFLFAIFLIIYFLTLMGNMMIILTVSLEPQLHSPMYLFLRSLSLTEIFYISVTVPRMLRDFLQLDRSISFIGCAAQLYFFCFLGTTECFLLAFMAYDRFVAICHPLHYMTIMTKTKCLELSLGSWMSGILLSLMQISYVFSLPFCSSNIIDHFFCDILPVVKLACADTFANEIAILVYSSLVIPLPFLLILVSYIHIITSILKIPSAIGRTKAFSTCGSHLTSVTLFYGTATITYLKTKSIETYGGTKVMSLLYIVFIPMFNPLIYSLRNSIIKNAMRKLIKR; encoded by the coding sequence ATGATCAAAAGAAACGAGACACGATTAATTGAATTTATTCTTCTGGGATTTTCTCCAAACCGTCAGCCATTTCTGTTCGCCATCTTTctaatcatttattttttaacctTAATGGGGAACATGATGATAATTCTGACGGTGAGCTTAGAACCACAGCTCCATTCCCCGATGTATCTATTTCTCCGCAGCTTGTCCCTTACTGAAATCTTCTATATTTCTGTAACAGTGCCTCGGATGCTTCGAGACTTTTTACAATTGGATAGAAGCATCTCATTTATAGGATGTGCTGCACAGCTTTATTTCTTCTGTTTTCTTGGTACAACAGAATGTTTTCTTCTTGCATTTATGGCATATGATCGATTTGTGGCTATTTGTCATCCACTTCACTATATGACCATAATGACTAAGACAAAATGTTTAGAACTTTCTTTGGGGTCGTGGATGTCGGGGATTTTGTTGTCTTTGATGCAGATTTCCTATGTTTTTAGTTTGCCGTTCTGCTCCTcaaatatcattgaccatttctttTGCGACATCCTTCCGGTGGTAAAGTTGGCCTGTGCTGACACCTTTGCTAATGAGATTGCAATTTTAGTATATAGTTCTCTGGTTATACCTTTACCATTCCTGCTAATTCTGGTCTCCTATATCCATATCATTACCAGTATATTAAAAATACCTTCTGCTATTGGAAGAACAAAAGCTTTTTCTACATGTGGGTCTCATCTTACATCTGTTACCTTGTTTTATGGAACTGCCACTATTACCTATCTGAAGACAAAATCCATTGAAACATATGGAGGAACAAAAGTAATGTCTCTGCTTTACATTGTCTTCATACCCATGTTCAATCCGTTAATATATAGCTTAAGAAATTCAATCATTAAGAATGCTATGCGTAAATTGATAAAACGATAA
- the LOC142189584 gene encoding olfactory receptor 10A7-like, which produces MTIHIMSATLVPEKNETYITEFILLGLSSEFQPLLFVIFVLIYLFTLTGNTVIILIVSLDLHLHTPMYLFLRSLSLTEMLYTTVTVPRMLRDFLHKDKGISRASCAAQFYFFCCLGASECFILAFMAYDRYLAICHPLHYMTKMTKSKCLYISLGSWLTGLILPLANIIVVFRLPFCKSNIIDHFFCDILQVIHLACEETPPSTLLEIKLYVLVYTFLVIPLPFMLILLSYIGIFISVLKIRSAAGRNKAFSTCVSHMTSVSLFFGTATITYLRTEAINTSGGPKVWSLLFLVFVPMINPLIYSLRNNEVKKALQRLGQKHFLETIHN; this is translated from the exons ATGACCATTCAT ATCATGTCCGCAACACTCGTGCCTGAAAAAAATGAAACCTATATTACTGAGTTTATCTTGCTTGGACTGTCTTCAGAATTTCAGCCATTACTGTTTGTAATATTTGTACTCATTTATCTGTTCACTTTGACTGGAAATACAGTGATCATTTTGATTGTGTCATTGGATTTACATCTTCATACCCCTATGTATCTTTTCCTCAGAAGCTTATCCCTTACAGAGATGCTATACACCACTGTTACTGTGCCCCGGATGCTCCGAGACTTCTTACACAAAGACAAAGGAATCTCCCGAGCCAGTTGTGCCGCACAATTCTATTTCTTCTGCTGCTTGGGTGCTTCTGAATGCTTTATCCTTGCCTTCATGGCTTATGACCGATATTTAGCTATCTGTCATCCTCTTCACTACATGACTAAAATGACAAAAAGTAAATGTCTATATATCTCACTGGGATCATGGCTAACTGGTTTAATCTTGCCTTTGGCCAATATCATTGTGGTCTTTCGGCTACCATTTTGTAAGTCAAATATTATAGACCATTTTTTTTGTGACATACTTCAGGTCATACACTTGGCATGTGAGGAAACACCTCCAAGTACCCTGCTTGAAATTAAGTTATATGTCTTAGTATACACTTTTTTGGTCATACCTTTACCTTTTATGCTAATTCTTTTGTCTTATATAGGCATCTTTATAAGTGTGCTCAAAATACGTTCGGCAGCCGGACGTAATAAGGCTTTCTCTACATGCGTCTCTCATATGACATCTGTGAGTTTGTTTTTTGGAACGGCTACCATAACTTACTTAAGAACAGAAGCCATTAATACTTCTGGTGGCCCCAAAGTGTGGTCTCTTTTGTTCCTTGTCTTTGTGCCTATGATAAACCCACTGATATATAGTTTAAGGAACAATGAGGTTAAAAAAGCATTACAGAGGCTTGGACAAAAACATTTTCTGGAAACAATTCATAACTGA